The nucleotide sequence TTGGTTGCCGCTCGATGCCGACGTCGTGGTGGTCGTGTCCGGCGTCGTCGAACTGGTGCTCGGGGTGGGCCTGGTGTTCTTCGGTCGGCACCGTGTGTTGGTCGGCTGGGTCGTCGCGGCCTTCTTCATCGCTATCTTTCCCGGCAACATCGCTCAGTACGTCGACGGCGTGAGCGCCTTCGGACTGGACACCGACCGCGCCCGCCTCATCCGCCTGTTCTTCCAGCCCGTGCTGGTGCTCTGGGCATTGTGGTCCACGGCCGCCTGGCGGGACCGACGGTTGCTCCGGCGCTGACGCCTTCGCTTCCGGCGCGGGCAGCTGACGGGGATTAGCGGGCGACGGCAATCGGGTAGAGGTCCGTGGCTTCAAGCATGACGGACTCGATCTTCGCCGCCAGTGCGCCGTCGACCTCGGAGGCCGACTTTGCATCGATCCAACGCTGGTCCGCCTGGAAGGCCGCCCAGTTCGCCTTCGGGTCACCGTCGTGCTCGAGGATGTAGACGAGGACGTCGTCGGTTCCTACGGGGGTCCAGTATCCGAGGCTCTTCATCTTGTGTTCGGTGAAGAGGTTGATGGTGTTGTCCCGGAAGCGTGACATCAGGGCATCCATCTTGCCCGGGTTGGCGGTGTAGGTACGGAGTTCGTAGGTCATGCAGTTGCTCCCTCTGAGGACGACGATGTAACGGCCGCGGCGGCAACCACGGCCCTGCCCAGCATAGGCACGGCGGTGTGGCGACGCGCGGAAGGTTCCTCGGTCAGGTGCTGAGCTGAAAAATATCTGGGGTCTAAGTGCCTGCAGGCCTATACCATGTGTCTCACGGCTGGGTAAGAACGGGCTGAAGTAAGTCCGAAAAGTAGGTTCTTCGTCTTTCAGTGTGGTGAGGAGACCGAAGCCGATGGACGACCGCATCGATGCGGGGAGTCTTAGAGGTGCTGTCTGGCTGACGCTGGCCGGATGGGCGGTCGGGCTCGTTGTGACCGGACTTGTTCTGTGGAGTCCCGCCGTGCTTTTCGGGTACCGCAGTCCTTCCCTGCACCTCGTGGTGGACTCGGTTGATTCCTGTGTGGCCTTGCTGGTGGCATATCTCTTGTCCGGTCGCTTCGTGCGACGCGGCAGGCTGCAGGACCTGTTGCTAGCTCAGAGCCTCGTGGTCCTGGCTGTCGCTGGGGCTGGCTTGTCCTGGATGAGTGA is from Arthrobacter burdickii and encodes:
- a CDS encoding DoxX family protein, with translation MRTSLVRTLGCITLGVFLLVAGTAHLTVARSEFTAQVPAWLPLDADVVVVVSGVVELVLGVGLVFFGRHRVLVGWVVAAFFIAIFPGNIAQYVDGVSAFGLDTDRARLIRLFFQPVLVLWALWSTAAWRDRRLLRR
- a CDS encoding NIPSNAP family protein — its product is MTYELRTYTANPGKMDALMSRFRDNTINLFTEHKMKSLGYWTPVGTDDVLVYILEHDGDPKANWAAFQADQRWIDAKSASEVDGALAAKIESVMLEATDLYPIAVAR